From one Anopheles bellator chromosome 1, idAnoBellAS_SP24_06.2, whole genome shotgun sequence genomic stretch:
- the LOC131206293 gene encoding uncharacterized protein LOC131206293, with protein sequence MSNKGASIVLSVDSAAKQEEITKAARMMLKDVKNTAGIEKENHSLGHKMAKDLLLPSSKGPTEAKRMRSVSSKATQTTFFEEAKLMETSVGVDILRTLDEKRRVALETTLAENQKLTEELAAAQEELQIMRNVISEYEDLVGVMKDMLSDCTCSTQTSIDKNSSSKVDDSGFAPCPDSDSDE encoded by the coding sequence ATGAGCAACAAAGGGGCCAGTATTGTATTATCGGTTGACTCGGCTGCTAAACAGGAGGAAATTACGAAAGCAGCCCGCATGATGCTGAAGGACGTAAAAAACACCGCTGGCATCGAGAAGGAAAATCACAGCTTGGGCCATAAAATGGCCAAAGATTTGCTTTTACCATCCAGCAAGGGCCCTACGGAAGCGAAGCGCATGAGATCCGTCTCCTCGAAGGCAACGCAAACGACATTTTTCGAGGAAGCCAAGCTGATGGAAACGAGCGTCGGTGTTGATATACTTCGCACATTGGATGAAAAACGTCGTGTCGCCCTAGAGACAACGCTGGCAGAAAATCAGAAGCTGACGGAAGAGCTTGCAGCAGCACAAGAAGAATTGCAAATCATGAGAAATGTTATCTCCGAGTATGAAGATCTTGTCGGTGTCATGAAGGACATGCTGTCGGACTGTACTTGCTCGACCCAAACAAGCATCGATAAAAATTCTTCGTCAAAAGTTGACGACAGCGGATTTGCTCCTTGTCCAGATTCCGACAGCGACGAATAA
- the LOC131206291 gene encoding cell adhesion molecule Dscam2, whose product MEVMKVITARLPGVLQYITLAILIRETGNALSSENLQMPNFLQELPSNIIFSNDTGSSQLVCQAYGGPQMIIQWILKDGSLVSSVPGLRQTLPNGTLYFPPFAGHLFRTDVHDTTYRCRISYSYYVLLSHDIRVRAVVRQPYEVKVENVDVTLGNTAFLKCFISPHVREFVHVSSWFSEKEMLLPGRSDIGTRYVVTTPGGELCIRNVNEEDRLKRFSCVAVDTLTGQRKTSDAILLTLKDNAPNMAPSTSQKSVSELSTGKGTSVQLPCNVQGNPVPSFSWFRISDTGSLYTVPSSQRIVPSQSLLFIRNADERDAGRWICKAFNQFGEQKLEIHLTVSNELMAHIHPQVQIINSGSSALLNCTIFGSEVNKIDWFHNGQELFANGRSERSMSLLSANTLKIDRVSKKDQGIYQCIVSNARSSAQGASELKLGESPPEISYGFVEQNVRTAAYISLKCSAAGSPPPQFVWLLDYQPILDVSSLHRYTMDQFLDINNYVTTHLNISHVHSDDGGLYTCAAANSMGSAAHKARLNVYGPPYVRAIGPITAVAGEPIELHCAFSGYPIQAVRWIRGGNELVSGTRYSLADVKHGGYLKIYTVDPAQDRGPYTCIVTGPNGDEARRELQLVVHSPPVIEPFSFPKTMKVGGRAQLTCSVSAGDMPINFSWKKDGTTIASDLHVSEKKEEFFSLLVLKDITARHSGRYTCFAANTAAQTNYTAELLVQVPPAWTYEPHDIAVVLGHPIAIPCEADGFPQPKITWFRGKGKVSTDFHSIPSKNNSLSINYATSPDAGYYMCEAANGIGSSLKKIIHIDVNEAVHFEAPVKNVSARRNDAVMLECLALGDEPINIIWTHKSQRIDFNNYRYNIIEMKESAGVRSQLSISLTERYDSGKYVCTAENLYGASEHVIYLAVQERPDAPSDLELMEVTSRSVRLSWKRPYDGMSPVLSYLVQYQPVKLGKDPAAAAAADGALLGPDVLASWESPLTVNVTFSKVNMIKSSIDGGVRDETSLGGLLPATQYLLRMLAINEIECSTFTSPLVVRTQEEAPSEAPGGLKVKTGAMGELILTWQIPNRASWNGELLGYTVSCVEEKTNINFIASPGNISNTTVTVHGWATTKTLLARLKKFTRYALRIRTYNGVAPGPWSSVVYGTTLEDAPEAEPQNVSCASLSSQSIKVQWQEPPPQFHNGVLQGYKILYRPLTKNNEFVYPVEIKRTSNLETYLHALMKATNYSIQVLSFTLSGDGVASVPVYCATEEDVPEAPAGIKALTLTADSILVSWLPPVHPNGLITHYAVYGKEHGKKGSAKHNMVRVDETGRPSMFEVRSLSENNKYDFWVTASTAKGEGDPTQVVSQTTNPRPPAKIASFSRLLKVPVGISLVLECVAVGNPTPRTRWLTKDQAVTFSQYYVISQGFLKIHSVEPQIAGNFTCSAKNLFGEDEIHYTLIALQTPNVTQLSIQYTSFDSLRVTWEVASDGGAPIQGYNLYYRTTGGGGGDTWSSSAIANDQMAYTLNGLKCGTQYILKINAHNKVGVGMFTEELAVRTKGKAPHIPEERELFNTNSTCLNLFLTSWLNGGCPISHFSIEYRRLHTPFWTIVSSDLSGTDQHTNGSISFCDFVPATWYELKITSNNDAGKTMAQYNFATLTQTGERVPPPEYKAMEEESNDTDLLQQEEFQWLQSTIMIVTIIIVVLCMVIVAKYRGILCFTSTSDRYSTQTLSADLSLKEQSENIRNQQVYSASPVKVINNKDENAEMYEISPYATFNASTGRLCKEPRSLNPSNIDYSLQFRTFGHPECDLNATAYPLLESTGHMPGHIKGKSSWHKQQFYNTDETALHMPSSTKSIVGKWDDGALRRMGQRNFGPSNYSESDSSSPVNEFSNAPTFRIPSKTPCPNTLHHESSTESIKELSPVRDHRANTPRHVQAASAKGHFGHQLRTAKDNHCLDMQPSSSTHRYHNKTYVTAAEFSETESDRERALDLEVQRAMEKAIRQDECKSSTR is encoded by the exons ATGGAAGTGATGAAAGTAATAACAGCACGCTTGCCCG GCGTACTTCAGTACATAACTCTGGCGATACTGATCAGGGAGACGGGCAATGCGCTGTCCTCGGAGAACCTGCAGATGCCCAACTTTTTGCAGGAACTTCCGTCGAACATAATATTCAGCAATGATACGGGAAGCTCGCAGCTCGTCTGCCAGGCATATGGCGGCCCGCAGATGATCATCCAGTGGATCCTGAAGGACGGCAGCCTGGTGAGCAGCGTGCCGGGGCTGCG CCAAACCCTGCCGAACGGAACCCTGTACTTTCCGCCCTTCGCTGGGCACCTCTTCCGGACGGACGTGCACGATACGACGTACCGGTGCCGGATCAGCTACTCCTACTACGTCCTGCTCAGCCACGACATCCGGGTGCGAGCAG TTGTCCGCCAACCGTACGAGGTGAAGGTGGAGAACGTGGATGTGACGCTCGGCAACACGGCGTTCCTCAAGTGCTTCATCTCGCCGCACGTGCGGGAATTCGTCCATGTGTCGTCCTGGTTCAGCGAGAAGGAAATGCTTCTTCCGGGAAGATCCGACATCG GCACCCGCTACGTCGTCACGACGCCCGGCGGAGAACTGTGCATACGGAACGTCAACGAGGAGGACAGATTGAAGCGGTTCTCGTGCGTGGCGGTGGACACCCTGACCGGGCAGCGCAAAACAAGCGACGCCATTTTGCTCACCCTAAAGG ACAACGCTCCGAATATGGCGCCGTCCACGAGTCAGAAGTCGGTAAGCGAACTATCCACCGGCAAGGGCACCAGCGTGCAGTTGCCGTGCAACGTCCAGGGAAATCCCGTGCCCAGCTTCTC CTGGTTTCGAATATCTGACACCGGCTCGTTATATACCGTGCCGTCCTCGCAGCGCATCGTGCCGTCGCAGTCATTGCTATTCATACGAAACGCCGACGAACGGGACGCCGGAAGATGG ATATGCAAGGCATTCAATCAGTTCGGGGAACAGAAGCTGGAAATCCATCTCACCGTCAGCAACGAGCTGATGGCCCACATTCATCCACAAGTCCAGATCATCAACTCGGGCAGCTCCGCACTCCTCAACTGCACCATCTTCGGCAGCGAAGTGAACAAGATCGATTGGTTCCACAACGGGCAGGAACTGTTTGCCAACGGTCGCAGCGAGCGCAG TATGAGCTTACTGTCGGCGAACACACTCAAAATTGATAGGGTAAGCAAAAAGGATCAAGGAATTTATCAGTGCATCGTGTCGAATGCACGCAGCAGCGCTCAGGGTGCCTCGGAATTGAAGCTTGGAG AGAGCCCACCGGAGATAAGCTACGGTTTCGTCGAACAGAACGTGCGCACGGCGGCCTACATTTCGCTCAAGTGCTCGGCGGCCGGCTCCCCGCCACCGCAGTTCGTCTGGCTACTCGACTACCAGCCGATCCTGGACGTGTCGTCGCTCCACCGTTACACGATGGACCAGTTCCTGGACATCAACAATTACGTAACGACGCACCTCAACATCAGCCACGTGCACAgtgacgacggtggcctcTACACCTGTGCCGCGGCCAACAGCATGGGTTCGGCCGCCCACAAGGCGCGGCTCAACGTTTACG GACCACCGTACGTGCGTGCCATCGGACCCAtcacggcggtggccggggaGCCCATCGAGCTGCACTGCGCCTTCTCCGGCTACCCCATCCAGGCGGTGCGCTGGATTCGGGGCGGAAATGAACTGGTTTCCG GCACGCGGTACAGTCTGGCGGACGTGAAGCACGGGggatatttgaaaatttatacCGTCGACCCGGCCCAGGACCGGGGACCCTACACGTGCATCGTGACGGGACCGAACGGGGACGAAGCACGTCGGGAGCTGCAATTAGTGGTGCACA GTCCACCCGTTATAGAgccgttttcgtttccgaaAACGATGAAGGTCGGAGGCCGCGCTCAGCTGACGTGCTCGGTGTCGGCCGGCGATATGCCGATTAACTTCAGCTGGAAAAAGGACGGCACCACGATCGCTTCGGATCTGCACGTCAGCGAGAAGAAGGAAGAGTTCTTTTCGCTCCTCGTGCTGAAGGACATTACGGCGCGGCACAGTGGCCGGTACACGTGCTTCGCCGCCAACACGGCCGCCCAGACGAACTATACGGCCGAGCTGCTCGTCCAGGTTCCGCCGGCCTGGACCTACGAGCCCCACGacatcgccgtcgtcctcgggcATCCGATCGCCATTCCGTGCGAGGCGGACGGGTTCCCGCAGCCCAAGATCACTTGGTTCCGCGGCAAGGGCAAGGTGTCGACCGACTTTCACTCCATCCCGTCGAAGAACAACTCCCTCAGCATCAACTATGCCACGTCGCCGGATGCGG GCTACTATATGTGCGAGGCGGCCAACGGGATCGGGAGCAGCCTGAAGAAAATCATCCACATCGACGTGAACGAGGCCGTGCACTTTGAGGCGCCGGTGAAGAACGTGTCCGCCCGCCGGAACGACGCCGTCATGCTCGAGTGTTTGGCACTCGGCGACGAGCCAATCAACATCATCTGGACGCACAAGAGCCAGCGGATCGATTTCAACAACTACCG GTACAACATTATCGAGATGAAGGAGAGCGCCGGGGTGCGATCGCAGCTGTCGATTAGTCTGACGGAGCGGTACGACTCCGGCAAGTACGTCTGCACGGCCGAGAACCTGTACGGGGCGAGTGAGCACGTCATCTACCTGGCGGTCCAGGAGCGCCCCGACGCCCCGTCCGACCTGGAGCTGATGGAGGTCACGAGCCGGAGCGTGCGGCTGTCCTGGAAGCGGCCGTACGACGGCATGTCCCCCGTCCTGAGCTACCTCGTGCAGTACCAGCCGGTCAAGCTGGGCAAGGAtcccgccgcggccgccgccgccgacggtgcgCTGCTCGGCCCGGATGTCCTGGCGTCCTGGGAGAGTCCGCTGACGGTGAATGTCACCTTTTCGAAGGTGAACATGATCAAAAG CAGCATCGATGGTGGCGTGCGCGATGAGACCAGTCTCGGGGggctgctgccggccaccCAGTACCTGCTGCGCATGCTGGCCATTAACGAAATTGAGTGCTCCACGTTCACGAGCCCGCTCGTGGTGCGAACGCAGGAGGAGGCCCCGAGCGAGGCGCCCGGCGGGCTGAAAGTCAAGACCGGCGCCATGGGGGAGCTCATCCTGACGTGGCAGATCCCGAACCGGGCCTCCTGGAACGGCGAGCTGCTCGGCTACACGGTCAGCTGCGTGGAGGAGAAGACGAACATCAACTTTATCGCGAGCCCCGGCAACATCTCCAACACGACGGTCACGGTGCACGGCTGGGCCACGACCAAGACGCTGCTGGCCCGGCTGAAGAAGTTCACGCGCTACGCACTCCGGATCCGCACCTACAACGGGGTCGCGCCCGGACCGTGGAGCAGCGTCGTGTACGGTACGACGCTGGAGGACGCCCCGGAAGCCGAACCGCAGAACGTGTCCTGCGCCAGTCTGTCCTCGCAGAGCATCAAGGTGCAGTGGCAGGAGCCACCGCCCCAGTTCCACAACGGGGTGCTTCAGGGCTACAAAATCCTCTACCGCCCGCTGACGAAAAACA ACGAATTTGTGTACCCGGTCGAGATCAAGCGCACCTCGAATTTGGAGACCTATCTGCACGCGCTGATGAAGGCCACCAACTACTCGATCCAGGTGCTGAGCTTCACCCTGTCCGGCGACGGGGTGGCCAGCGTTCCCGTCTACTGTGCGACCGAGGAGGACG TACCGGAAGCGCCGGCCGGAATCAAGGCCCTTACGTTGACGGCGGACTCGATACTGGTGTCGTGGCTGCCGCCGGTACATCCGAACGGACTCATCACTCACTACGCCGTGTACGGGAAGGAGCACGGCAAGAAGGGATCAGCAAAAC ATAACATGGTGCGCGTCGACGAAACCGGACGTCCGTCGATGTTCGAGGTGCGGAGCTTGAGCGAAAACAACAAGTACGACTTTTGGGTGACGGCCTCAACCGCCAAGGGCGAGGGCGATCCGACGCAGGTCGTCTCGCAGACCACCAAcccgcggccgccggccaaAATAGCGTCCTTCTCGAGGCTCCTCAAGGTGCCGGTGGGCATCAGCCTGGTGCTGGAGTGCGTTGCCGTCGGCAACCCGACACCGCGGACACGCTGGCTGACCAAGGACCAGGCGGTCACCTTCAGCCAGTACTACGTCATCTCGCAGGGCTTCCTGAAGATACATAGTGTCGAGCCGCAGATTGCCGGTAACTTCACCTGCTCGGCCAAGAACCTGTTCGGTGAGGACGAGATACACTACACGCTGATTGCGCTGCAGACCCCGAACGTGACGCAGCTCTCGATCCAGTACACCTCGTTCGACAGTCTGCGCGTGACCTGGGAGGTGGCCAGCGACGGGGGCGCTCCCATACAGGGCTACAATCTCTACTAccgcaccaccggcggcggcggcggcgacacgTGGTCGAGCTCGGCCATAGCGAACGATCAGATGGCCTACACGCTGAACGGGCTCAAGTGCGGCACCCAGTACATCCTGAAGATCAACGCACACAACAAGGTCGGTGTCGGAATGTTCACCGAAGAGCTGGCCGTGCGAACCAAGGGAAAAG CACCTCACATACCCGAAGAACGAGAATTGTTCAACACAAACTCAACTTGCTTGAACTTGTTCCTCACTTCCTGGCTAAACGGTGGATGCCCCATATCGCACTTTTCCATCGAGTACCGCAGACTACACACGCCCTTCTGGACGATCGTTTCGTCCGATCTCTCCGGAACGGACCAGCACACCAATGGGAGCATCTCTTTTTGCGATTTCGTTCCGGCCACGTGGTACGAGCTGAAGATCACCTCCAATAATGATGCAGGAAAAACGATGGCACAGTACAACTTCGCCACACTAACCCAAACGGGTGAACGGGTTCCTCCGCCGGAGTACAAGGCGATGGAGGAGGAAAGCAACGACACGGATCTGTTGCAGCAAGAAGAGTTTCAGTGGCTTCAGTCAACCATTATGATCGTTACAATCATCATCGTTGTGCTGTGCAT GGTCATTGTAGCAAAGTATCGTGGCATATTGTGCTTCACGAGTACTAGTGATCGTTACAGTACGCAAACACTATCGGCAGATCTTAGCTTAAAGGAGCAATCCGAAAACATACGCAATCAACAGGTCTACAGCGCCTCACCGGTCAAGGTGATCAATAACAAAGACGAAAATGCGGAGATGTACGAAATATCTCCGTACGCCACGTTCAACGCTAGCACGGGCCGACTGTGCAAGGAACCGCGAAGCCTAAATCCATCGAACATAGACTACTCGTTACAATTCCGCACCTTCGGGCATCCGGAGTGTGATTTGAATGCTACCGCTTATCCCCTACTAGAGAGCACCGGGCACATGCCGGGACATATCAAGGGCAAGTCAAGTTGGCATAAGCAGCAGTTTTATAATACAG ACGAGACGGCCTTACACATGCCGAGCTCAACGAAATCCATCGTCGGCAAGTGGGACGATGGTGCTTTGCGGCGGATGGGCCAAAGAAATTTCGGACCTAGCAACTACTCCGAATCGGACAGCAGTAGTCCGGTCAACGAGTTCTCGAATGCTCCCACCTTCCGAATACCATCGAAAACCCCGTGCCCAA ACACACTGCACCACGAGTCCAGCACGGAATCCATTAAGGAATTGTCGCCGGTGCGTGACCACCGTGcaaacacgccacgccatgtgCAGGCTGCCTCGGCCAAAGGTCACTTCGGGCATCAGCTGCGGACCGCTAAGGACAATCATTGCCTAGATATGCAGCCATCTTCAAGTACGCACAG ATACCACAATAAGACCTACGTGACAGCGGCCGAGTTtagcgaaacggaaagtgaTCGGGAGCGGGCACTAGATCTCGAAGTGCAGCGTGCCATGGAAAAGGCCATACGGCAGGATGAGTGCAAATCGTCAACGAGATAG
- the LOC131206292 gene encoding cytoplasmic tRNA 2-thiolation protein 1: MPVPCVSHCGRNAFMRRPKTNDTLCKDCFFLAFETEIHNTIQQEQLFRSGDKVAIAASGGKDSTVLAHVLNVLNRRYNYGLNLVLLSIDEGITGYRDDSLKTVAQNRDDYGMPLRVLSYQELYGWTMDRIVAEIGRSNNCTFCGVFRRQALDRGARLMEVDCVATGHNADDIAETVIMNILRGDTARLRRCCDIKTGSKANDTIPRVKPLKYSYEKEIVMYAHFKKLVYFSTECVFAPNAYRGHARAFLKDLEKVRPSAIMDIIHAGEQLLIKGTVKKPVRGVCGRCGFVSSQQPCKACVLLEGLNRGLPKLGIGKKSKAERMVALQEQQWREKARLVKNDF; this comes from the exons ATGCCGGTACCTTGCGTGAGCCACTGTGGGCGAAATGCTTTTATGCGA AGACCGAAAACGAACGACACACTGTGCAAAGACTGCTTCTTTCTCGCGTTCGAGACGGAAATACACAACACGATCCAGCAGGAGCAGCTGTTCCGATCGGGCGATAAAGTAGCAATTGCTGCCAGCGGCGGCAAGGATAGCACCGTGTTGGCGCACGTGCTGAACGTGCTGAACCGTAGGTACAACTACGGGCTGAACCTGGTGTTGCTTTCAATCGACGAAGGTATTACCGGATATCGGGATGACAGTCTTAAAACGGTGGCACAGAATCGCGACGACTACGGTATGCCGCTGCGAGTACTTTCGTATCAAGAACTGTACGGTTGGACGATGGATCGGATTGTGGCCGAGATCGGGCGGAGCAACAATTGCACGTTCTGCGGCGTATTTCGACGACAAGCGCTGGATCGGGGCGCACGTTTGATGGAAGTGGACTGCGTAGCCACCGGGCATAATGCCGACGATATAGCCGAGACGGTAATCATGAATATCCTGCGAGGTGACACTGCCCGATTGCGACGCTGCTGTGATATCAAAACCGGATCGAAGGCGAACGACACTATCCCACGGGTGAAGCCGCTAAAGTACAGttacgaaaaagaaatcgtcATGTACGCGCACTTTAAGAAACTGGTGTACTTTTCCAccgagtgtgtgtttgcacCGAACGCGTACCGTGGCCACGCCCGAGCTTTTCTGAAAGATCTCGAGAAGGTGCGCCCGTCGGCTATCATGGATATCATCCACGCCGGAGAGCAGCTGCTGATTAAGGGAACAGTTAAGAAACCTGTACGGGGTGTTTGTGGGCGATGTGGATTCGTGTCCTCGCAGCAACCGTGCAAGGCGTGCGTGCTACTGGAAGGGCTAAATCGAGGACTACCAAAGCTTGGCATCGGCAAAAAATCTAAAGCTGAACGGATGGTGGCCCTACAGGAACAACAATGGCGCGAGAAAGCAAGGCTTGTGAAAAACGATTTCTAG
- the LOC131205693 gene encoding uncharacterized protein LOC131205693 — MGRKGNFVEKPKKGPGRKARKQGDPVFKFMKDDGEDNKKLSRNQKIRLKKREMQKQLVQKVTKQKRDTKAANQADPVVPSTVDPSELFDLEKTRQKYKQLGEKNKSPTVTATKTVENGASKKVRNLFDSDDEMENKEPKKRAGSGRPSKSQMKKFLQQTESDEDDSDEQDSDSGEEIDDDGDDSDQEDDNEEEGSEEDEDDESDDEEGDTDDEDGDDSDMLPIEAANKKLKRRMELEQKMADQEMQEAAANRERFEFPTEEEVAQTSSLQDVNMRIKDVIGVLSDFTANRDPDRSRCEYIDLLRKDLCLYYSYNEYLMNLLMELFAPNELLEFLEASELQRPITIRTNSLKARRRDLAQALINRGINLDPIGKWSKDGLVVYTSQVPLGATPEYLAGQYMLQGGSSMLPVLALAPEENERILDMCAAPGGKSSHIAAMMKNTGVLIVNDSNKDRLHAVLGNFHRLGVQNAIVTCMDGIKFCDAMKGFDRVLLDAPCTGSGVIAKDPSVKTSKTEIDVQRCYNLQRRLLLSAIDCLSAKSNSGGYLVYSTCSVLPQENEWVIDFALKMRNVRLVSTGIDFGVEGLTRFGAQRYHPSMKLTRRFYPHTHNMDGFFVAKLHKFSDAIPTGDTAEAEATNGADMETAAATESEEMKLPKKIDKRDWYYQDVVAKRKAQREDKNHVVKVFQKPTNVTKKKKKKFQKSTDSVTTVQRVAVPTDDQTASSGQIGSNSGQKLSKKFSVNGKPAASSADRETAEVLKLKQMMKKLKQKQGTSTANGKGTAGKAGKSTKQTASSKEKVPGTKKNAITKKLGKVYG; from the exons ATGGGTCGTAAAGGAAACTTCGTTGAGAAACCCAAGAAAGGTCCTGGGAGAAAGGCACGCAAACAGGGCGACCCCGTGTTCAAGTTCATGAAAG ATGACGGCGAAGATAACAAAAAGCTGTCCAGAAACCAAAAGATACGGCTCAAGAAACGCGAAATGCAAAAGCAATTGGTACAGAAAGTAACCAAGCAAAAGAGGGACACGAAAGCCGCCAACCAGGCAGATCCGGTTGTGCCCAGCACGGTGGATCCGTCGGAGCTGTTTGATCTTGAGAAAACTCGGCAAAAGTACAAACAGTTGGGCGAGAAGAACAAATCACCGACGGTAACCGccaccaagacggtcgaaaATGGCGCCTCGAAAAAGGTTCGCAACCTGTTCGACAGTGACGACGAAATGGAGAACAAAGAACCAAAGAAGCGCGCTGGTTCTGGTCGACCGTCTAAGAGTCAGATGAAAAAGTTCCTTCAACAGACCGAGTCGGATGAGGACGATTCGGATGAGCAGGATTCAGACAGCGGTGAGGAGATCGATGACGATGGGGATGACTCCGACCAGGAAGATGACAACGAAGAAGAGGGAAGtgaagaagacgaagacgatgaaagTGACGACGAAGAAGGTGATACCGATGACGAGGACGGCGACGATTCGGATATGCTACCGATAGAGGCGGCAAATAAGAAGCTAAAACGGCGCATGGAACTAGAGCAAAAGATGGCTGATCAAGAAATGCAGGAAGCCGCGGCCAATCGAGAACGGTTTGAGTTTCCCACAGAGGAGGAGGTAGCCCAAACAAGCAGTTTACAGGACGTGAATATGCGAATCAAGGACGTGATCGGTGTACTCTCGGACTTTACGGCCAATCGCGATCCGGACCGCTCACGGTGCGAGTATATCGATCTGCTGCGAAAGGATCTCTGCCTTTACTACTCGTACAATGAGTACTTGATGAACTTGCTCATGGAACTGTTCGCTCCGAACGAGCTGCTAGAGTTTTTGGAGGCTTCAGAGTTGCAGCGCCCCATCACGATCCGCACGAACAGTCTTAAGGCACGGCGTCGCGATTTGGCGCAAGCCTTGATCAACCGTGGCATCAATTTGGATCCGATAGGAAAGTGGTCCAAAGATGGACTGGTGGTGTACACGTCGCAGGTTCCGCTAGGGGCAACGCCGGAGTACCTGGCCGGACAGTACATGCTGCAGGGAGGATCGAGCATGCTACCCGTGCTGGCGTTGGCACCGGAGGAAAACGAACGCATCCTAGACATGTGCGCTGCCCCGGGAGGAAAGAGTTCCCACATAGCAGCAATGATGAAGAACACGGGTGTGCTCATTGTTAACGATTCAAATAAGGACCGGTTGCACGCGGTACTCGGAAACTTTCACCGTCTCGGAGTACAGAATGCCATCGTAACGTGCATGGACGGTATAAAGTTCTGCGACGCCATGAAAGGCTTCGATCGTGTGCTACTCGACGCACCCTGCACCGGATCGGGCGTAATTGCGAAAGATCCGAGCGtgaaaacgtcaaaaacgGAGATTGATGTCCAGCGGTGCTACAATTTGCAGCGACGTCTGCTCCTGTCGGCCATCGATTGTTTGTCGGCCAAGTCGAACAGCGGTGGGTACTTGGTGTACTCCACCTGCTCCGTTCTGCCACAGGAGAACGAGTGGGTCATCGATTTTGCGCTGAAGATGCGCAACGTACGTCTTGTGTCGACTGGAATAGATTTCGGGGTCGAAGGTCTTACCAGGTTCGGGGCGCAGCGCTATCATCCGTCGATGAAACTGACACGGCGCTTCTATCCCCACACCCACAATATGGACGGGTTTTTCGTGGCAAAGTTACACAAATTTTCCGACGCCATTCCGACAGGCGATACCGCTGAGGCCGAGGCGACGAACGGTGCCGACATGGAGACGGCGGCAGCCACTGAGAGTGAGGAGATGAAGTTGCCGAAAAAGATTGACAAACGGGACTGGTACTATCAGGATGTCGTCGCAAAACGGAAAGCGCAGCGTGAGGACAAGAACCATgtggtgaaagttttccagaaaccaaccaacgttacgaaaaagaagaaaaaaaagtttcagAAAAGCACTGACAGTGTCACCACCGTCCAGAGGGTAGCCGTCCCAACCGATGATCAGACGGCCTCTTCGGGTCAGATCGGGTCCAACAGTGGACAGAAATTGTCGAAGAAGTTCTCGGTGAACGGTAAACCCGCGGCGAGTAGTGCCGATCGCGAGACAGCGGAAGTGTTGAAATTAAAGCAAATGAtgaaaaaactcaaacaaaagCAAGGCACTTCAACTGCCAACGGTAAAGGGACTGCGGGTAAAGCTGGAAAATCGACGAAACAGACGGCGAGCAGCAAAGAAAAGGTACCAGGAACGAAGAAGAACGCGATCACAAAGAAACTGGGGAAAGTTTATGGTTAG